In Betta splendens chromosome 22, fBetSpl5.4, whole genome shotgun sequence, the following proteins share a genomic window:
- the si:ch211-266g18.10 gene encoding axoneme-associated protein mst101(2) isoform X28 produces the protein MAEGAKSASSTAATAADGAAAQPRASLRAKGVGLLRKVKVSVELLVALVALLSWGVVGVVMFDFVEYKTVPDIQQVIADPVQAVNNAVDEVSSLLHKFQECAPDLSDPMSAATYAAEEISEAKDGFVRYFSDEEGNFYLSYVDPVVIGRGAFHSANDLMGEAAGSFRDTVCAAVDTVLGTITNINKGQTDLSYVDPVVIGRAAFSVTNESICGVMGYIQDMLCRILDSILDVVKGSSDISFMDPVVIGRNVFQSLDDTVSGLVGHIQDALCSVLDSTLDVTKGSTDLSFIDPVVIGRNAFSATNDFTSEITGGIQDVLCSVLDAILDTLKDFQDAVGFHPVSVLKRTAEVTLEPINMLIGYISTSLIGEEGIVPDVSIDPMKVVEDALLEVTDKKDLILAYMSSMLVGDQGEPVATPGVNVVTEKDETVVAPSDMKLIRKEGEFLPPFDKVLLDEMERDAIKEVKEAIIEEEKPKKKPLRAGKDIQKLTIGEAKMKKEEKEVKKQTKEREEAKKLLKEEKKIKKALKEEKEVKKHVKEREEAKKPLKEEKKIKEPRKEEKEVKKRAKEREEAKKHLKEERKRKKPLKEEKELKKQTKEREEAKKTLIEDEKIKKPLKEVKEVKKQPKVREEAMKPLKEDEKMKIPLKEEKEVKKQPKELTEAKKSLKKEKADKKQTKKEEKTKKPFKEEKEQKKLLKEDKEEKKLPAKEKKIKKPHEHVKESKKQLRERKVKKLVIVVKKEKKPLTKPSKKEKQVDKPRVEKIILKPFREDKNITKPSQRNAEDKKPIKEEKLLKQRKEAKTHRVEKVILKALKDDKNITVPPKQDKEVTKPHKEKKVIKEPSKKEKEVKKPQKEKREVRTPHKEKKTKEPSKEKEIKKPQLKKETKKEKEVKTPTKEKKETKQSPKEVKKPHIVEKVILKPLREDKNMTKAPQQKSEVKKPIKKHLKEKKDLMTFLKRKETKKPLKDEKEVKKLPKVEKVVLKPPKEDRNITVPPKQDKEAKESYKKKKETKQPSKEERQDRKSPKEKKETKEPSKEKKEDKKPLKQEKETKQPPKEKKEVKKPHKKEKEVKETTKDKKETKEQSKEKKQPKKPLKEKKELKEPHKEEKKVKEPPKEKELKQSHKEEKKVKEPPKEKELKQSHKEEKKVKEPLKEKKETKEPSKEKKELRKPPKEKKETKQPLKEKKETKQPPREKKETKEPSKEEKETKDSLKEKKEVKAPPKEKKDTKEHPKEKKETKEPPREKKQLKGLLKEENEVKEPAKEKKETKEHPKEKETIEPPKEKKELKELLKEEKEVKEPPKEKKETQEPPKEKKELKEPRKEEKEVKESPQEKKETKLPPKEKKETKEPSRAKKQTKEPPKETKGAKEPPKEKKETKEPPKEKKELKEPLKEEKEVKESPKEKRETKEPSRSKKEAKEPPKEREETKEPSKEKKETKEPLKEKKETKEPPKEKKETKESPKKKKETKEPSKEKKETKEPLKEKKETKEPPKEKKDTKEPHKEEKEVKESFKEKMEGTKPPKEKKELKEPLKEEKEVKEPPKEKKETKEPPKEKKELKEPRKEDKEVKESPKEKKETKLPPKEKKETKEPSRAKKQTKEPPKETKGAKEPPKEKKETKEPPKEKKELKEPLKEEKEVKESPKEKRETKEPSRSKKEAKEPPKERKETKEPFKERKETKEPLKEKKETKEPPKEKKETKEPPKEKKETKEPPKEKKEIKEPSKEKKETKEPFKEKKETKEPPKEKKETKEPPKEKKETKEPLKEKKETKEPPKEKKETKEPHKEEKEVKESFKEEMEGTKPPKEKKELKEPLKEKKETKEPSRAKKETKEPPKEKKENNEHPKEQKELKEPHKEEKEVKEPLEEKKELKEPHKEDREVKKPSEEKRETKETPKKVKEHKKPYKHEKETKDPHKEKTDKKLQQETKEVKKPAIKEKYISKPPEEKKLPKDDVTKPPKDEKELKKTLKETKEVKETPKVEKDKRPFKEIETKKLTEEQKEVKKPSKEGKTLKLTLSPKEHRELSIKAEKVPQKLEKDVDKPKMAATRVKVVRKDVVSVLKKEHHNITKAEVPRDKAKAAPKKKGPVEKVVLDKEAKVKAVSVKKTEVSKLKRKAAVTKREPAPLKTKPTQTLKAETPPKNVSLPTEKVKVVPLKKVAAVLKEKKVEPVILKKAPVIKAKLKPAAQKKETEVKPVLVKKVTVQEVRKERPKPAAERKEPKAAVEKVRRAVTKELEPPREKEKPVAVKKEPEVSKVKATTPVTVKDKPVEKKYKEEKTKVDRVLKEIQVSAKKEKPVEKKEEKVKEPAVSDSFFMEEELPYFQCFFVDEDEAQFPFYAFSPLQL, from the exons ATGGCTGAAG gAGCCAAATCAGCCTCCTCCACTGCGGCCACTGCGGCCGATGGAGCGGCAGCTCAACCGAGGGCCTCCCTCAGGGCCAAAGGTGTGGGACTCCTCCGGAAGGTCAAGGTGtccgtggagctgctggttgcGCTGGTGGCTCTTCTGTCCTGGGGGGTTGTGGGAGTGGTGATGTTTGACTTTGTGGAGTACAAGACCGTCCCTG ACATTCAGCAAGTGATTGCGGACCCTGTTCAAGCCGTGAACAACGCCGTTGACGAAGTTTCCAGTCTGCTCCATAAGTTTCAAG AATGTGCTCCTGATCTAAGCGACCCCATGTCTGCCGCCACCTACGCAGCTGAGGAAATATCGGAAGCAAAAGACGGATTCGTCCGATATTTTTCAGATGAGGAGG GAAACTTCTACCTCAGCTACGTGGACCCTGTGGTGATCGGCAGAGGAGCTTTCCATTCGGCTAATGACTTGATGGGTGAAGCAGCGGGCTCCTTCAGGGACACAGTGTGTGCTGCGGTGGACACCGTTCTGGGCACTATCACGAATATAAATAAAG gacaaactgacctcagctACGTTGACCCTGTGGTCATAGGCAGAGCTGCCTTCAGTGTTACTAATGAGTCCATCTGTGGGGTGATGGGCTACATCCAGGACATGCTCTGCAGGATTCTAGACTCTATTCTGGATGTCGTTAAAG GATCCTCTGATATTAGCTTCATGGACCCTGTGGTTATAGGGAGGAATGTCTTCCAGAGTCTTGATGACACTGTGAGTGGATTAGTGGGCCACATCCAGGACGCGCTGTGCTCAGTCTTAGACAGCACACTGGATGTCACAAAAG GATCCACTGACCTTAGCTTCATCGACCCTGTGGTTATTGGCAGAAATGCCTTCAGTGCCACTAATGACTTTACTAGTGAAATAACAGGAGGCATCCAGGatgtgctctgttcagtcctgGATGCAATACTGGACACATTAAAAG ACTTCCAGGACGCTGTGGGATTCCATCCTGTCTCAGTTCTCAAGAGAACTGCAGAGGTCACCTTAGAACCAATAAACATGCTCATAGGCTACATCTCCACGTCACTGATTGGAGAAGAAG GCATCGTGCCTGATGTTTCCATTGACCCCATGAAGGTTGTGGAAGATGCTTTGTTGGAGGTCACAGACAAGAAGGATTTGATCTTGGCCTACATGTCGAGCATGCTTGTTGGGGATCAAG GTGAGCCTGTTGCCACTCCAGGTGTAAATGTAGTAACAGAAAAAG aTGAAACTGTAGTTGCACCGTCTGATATGAAATTGATAAGAAAAGAAG gtgaattcctgcccccCTTTGACAAAG TTCTCCTAGATGAAATGGAACGAGATGCCATAAAAGAAGTTAAGGAAGCCATTATTGAAG AAGAAAAGCCAAAGAAGAAACCCCTGAGAGCAGGGAAAGATATCCAGAAACTGACTATAGGAGAagctaaaatgaaaaaagaagagaaggaagtcAAGAAACAAACTAAAGAAAGGGAGGAAGCAAAGAAACTTCtcaaagaagagaagaaaataaagaaggctctcaaagaagagaaggaagtcAAGAAACATGttaaagaaagagaggaagcaaAGAAACCTCttaaagaagagaagaaaataaaagaacctcgcaaagaagagaaagaagtcAAGAAACGTGCTAAAGAAAGGGAGGAAGCAAAGAAACATCTCaaagaagagaggaaaaggaagaagcctctcaaagaagagaaagaactcaagaaacaaactaaagagagggaggaagcaaaGAAAACTCTCATAGAAGACGAGAAGATAAAGAAACCTCTCAAAGAAGTGAAGGAAGTCAAGAAACAACCCAAAGTAAGGGAAGAAGCAATGAAACCTCTTAAAGAAGACGAGAAAATGAAGATACCTCTcaaagaagagaaggaagttAAGAAACAACCCAAAGAATTGACTGAAGCAAAGAAATCTCtgaaaaaagagaaagcagacaaaaaacaaaccaaaaaggaggagaagacaaAGAAACCTTTTAAAGAAGAGAAGGAACAAAAGAAGCTTCTCAAAGAAGACAAGGAAGAAAAGAAACTTCctgcaaaagagaaaaaaatcaagAAACCACATGAACATGTAAAGGAATCTAAAAAACAACTTAGAGAGAGGAAAGTAAAGAAACTTGTCATAGTAGTCAAGAAGGAAAAGAAACCTCTCACAAAACCATctaaaaaagagaaacaagtcGATAAACCTCGAGTAGAAAAAATAATCTTAAAACCGTTTAGAGaagataaaaacatcacaaagcCATCACAACGAAACGCAGAAGATAAGAAACCTATTAAGGAAGAGAAGCTTcttaaacaaagaaaagaagcCAAGACTCACAGAGtagaaaaagtaattttaaAAGCTCTCAAAGATGATAAGAACATCACAGTGCCACCTAAACAAGATAAAGAAGTCACAAAacctcacaaagaaaagaaggtaATCAAAGAACCATCCAAAAAAGAGAAGGAGGTTAAGAAACctcaaaaagaaaagagggaagtCAGGACacctcacaaagaaaagaaaacgaaAGAACCATCCAAAGAAAAGGAAATCAAGAAACCTCAATTAAAGAAGGAAACCAAAAAAGAGAAGGAAGTCAAGACTCCtaccaaagaaaagaaggaaaccaaACAATCTCCCAAAGAGGTTAAAAAACCTCACATAGTAGAAAAAGTGATCTTAAAACCTCTCAGAGAagataaaaacatgacaaaagcCCCACAACAAAAATCAGAAGTCAAGAAACCAAtcaaaaaacatctgaaagaaaagaaagaccTTATGACATTTCttaaaaggaaagaaacaaagaaacctCTTAAAGATGAGAAAGAAGTTAAAAAGCTGCCCAAGGTAGAAAAAGTAGTCCTGAAACCTCCCAAAGAAGATAGAAACATCACAGTACCACCTAAACAAGATAAAGAGGCTAAGGAGtcttataaaaaaaagaaggaaaccaaACAACCATCTAAAGAAGAGAGGCAAGACAGGAAATCCccaaaagaaaagaaggaaaccaaagaaccttctaaggaaaagaaagaagataaGAAACCTCTCAAACAAGAAAAGGAAACCAAACAACCTCctaaagaaaagaaggaagttaagaaaccacacaaaaaagagaaGGAAGTCAAGGAAACTACCAAGGATAAGAAGGAAACCAAAGAACAAtctaaagaaaagaaacaacctAAGAAACCtctcaaagaaaagaaggaactaAAGGAACCACACAAGGAAGAGAAGAAAGTCAAGgaacctcccaaagaaaaggaactaaaacaatcacacaaagaagagaagaaagtcaaggaacctcccaaagaaaaggaactaaaacaatcacacaaagaagagaagaaagtcAAGGAACCtctcaaagaaaagaaggaaactAAAGAACCAtctaaagaaaagaaagaacttAGGAAACCTCCCAAGGAAAAGAAGGAAACCAAACAACCACTTAAGGAAAAGAAGGAAACCAAACAACCACctagagaaaagaaagaaaccaaagaaccatctaaagaagaaaaagaaaccaAAGATTCACttaaagaaaagaaggaagtcAAGGCACctcccaaagaaaagaaggacacCAAAGAACatcccaaagaaaagaaagagaccAAAGAACCTCCCAGAGAAAAGAAACAACTAAAAGGACTACTCAAAGAAGAGAACGAAGTCAAGGAACCtgccaaagaaaagaaggaaaccaaAGAACATCCCAAAGAAAAGGAGACCATAGAACCTCcgaaagaaaagaaggaactaAAAGAACTACTcaaagaagagaaggaagtcaaggaacctcccaaagaaaagaaagaaacccaagaacctcccaaagaaaagaaggaactaAAAGAACCACggaaagaagagaaggaagtcAAGGAATCTCCCcaagaaaagaaggaaaccaaACTACCACctaaggaaaaaaaggagaccAAAGAACCATCTAGAGCAAAGAAGCAAACCAAAGAACCTCCCAAAGAAACGAAGGGAGCTAAAGAACctcccaaagaaaaaaaagaaaccaaagagcctcccaaagaaaagaaggaactaAAAGAACCACTcaaagaagagaaggaagtcAAGGAATCTCCCAAAGAAAAGAGGGAAACCAAAGAACCATCTAGATCAAAGAAGGAAGCCAAAGAACCTCCCAAAGAAAGGGAGGAAACCAAAGAACCttccaaagaaaagaaggaaaccaaagaacctctcaaagaaaagaaagaaaccaaagaacctcccaaagaaaagaaagaaaccaaagaaTCTcccaaaaaaaagaaggaaacaaaagaaccttccaaagaaaagaaggaaaccaaagaacctctcaaagaaaagaaagaaaccaaagaacctcccaaagaaaagaaagataccaaagaaccacacaaagaagagaaggaagtcAAGGAATCTTTCAAAGAAAAGATGGAAGGTACGAAACctcccaaagaaaagaaggaactaAAAGAACCACTcaaagaagagaaggaagtcaaggaacctcccaaagaaaagaaagaaaccaaagaacctcccaaagaaaagaaggaactaAAAGAACCACGCAAAGAAGATAAGGAAGTCAAGGAATctcccaaagaaaagaaggaaaccaaACTACCACCTAAGGAAAAGAAGGAGACCAAAGAACCATCTAGAGCAAAGAAGCAAACCAAAGAACCTCCCAAAGAAACGAAGGGAGCCAAAGAACctcccaaagaaaaaaaagaaaccaaagagcctcccaaagaaaagaaggaactaAAAGAACCACTcaaagaagagaaggaagtcAAGGAATCTCCCAAAGAAAAGAGGGAAACCAAAGAACCATCTAGATCAAAGAAGGAAGCCAAAGAACCTCccaaagaaaggaaggaaaccaaagaacctttcaaagaaaggaaggaaaccaaagaacctctcaaagaaaagaaagaaaccaaagaacctcccaaagaaaagaaagaaaccaaagaacctcccaaagaaaagaaagaaaccaaagaacctcccaaagaaaagaaggaaatcAAAGAACCttccaaagaaaagaaggaaaccaaagaacctttcaaagaaaagaaagaaaccaaagaacctcccaaagaaaagaaagaaaccaaagaacctcccaaagaaaagaaggaaaccaaagaacctctcaaagaaaagaaagaaaccaaagaacctcccaaagaaaagaaagaaaccaaagaaccacacaaagaagagaaggaagtcAAGGAATCTTTCAAAGAAGAGATGGAAGGGACGAAACctcccaaagaaaagaaggaactaAAAGAACCactcaaagaaaagaaggaaaccaaAGAACCTTCTAGAGCAAAGAAGGAAACCAAAgaacctcccaaagaaaagaaggaaaacaatGAACATCCCAAAGAACAGAAGGAACTAAAAGAACCAcacaaagaagagaaggaagtcAAGGAACCCCTCGAAGAAAAGAAGGAACTAAAGGAACCACACAAAGAAGATAGGGAAGTTAAGAAACCTTctgaagaaaagagagaaacaaaagagaCACCTAAAAAAGTGAAGGAACATAAGAAACCTTACAAACACGAAAAGGAAACCAAAGATCCACACAAAGAGAAGACAGATAAAAAACtacaacaagaaacaaaggaAGTCAAGAAACctgcaataaaagaaaaatatatctCAAAGCCACCTGAAGAAAAGAAACTCCCTAAAGATGATGTCACAAAACCACCTAAAGACGAGAAAGAACTGAAAAAaaccctaaaagaaacaaaggaagTCAAGGAAACACCCAAAGTTGAAAAAGATAAAAGACCTTTCAAAGAAATAGAGACCAAGAAATTAACTGAAGAACAGAAGGAAGTAAAGAAACCATCCAAAGAGGGAAAAACACTCAAACTAACTTTATCACCTAAAGAACACAGAGAACTGTCTATAAAGGCAGAAAAAGTACCACAGAAGCTGGAAAAAGATGTAGACAAACCTAAAATGGCTGCAACAAGGGTGAAAGTGGTCAGGAAGGATGTTGTATCTGTTCTAAAGAAGGAACATCACAACATCACAAAAGCAG AAGTTCCAAGGGACAAGGCCAAAGCAGCGCCCAAAAAGAAAG GCCCAGTTGAAAAGGTCGTATTGGACAAAG aaGCCAAAGTCAAAGCAGTATCTGTAAAGAAAA CTGAGGTTTCAAAACTGAAGCGTAAAGCAGCCGTGACAAAGAGAG AACCTGCTCCACTCAAGACAAAACCAACCCAAACACTTAAAG cagaaacaccGCCAAAAAATGTCTCGCTACCAAcagagaaggtgaaggtggTCCCATTAAAGAAAG TAGCTGCAGTTCTAAAGGAGAAAAAGGTGGAGCCAGTAATTCTCaaaaaag CACCTGTTATCAAGGCAAAACTAAAACCTGCTGCCCAGAAGAAAG AAACTGAGGTGAAGCCAGTTCTGGTCAAAAAAG TTACAGTACAAGAAGTTAGAAAGGAAAGGCCCAAACCAGCTGCGGAAAGAAAAG AGCCtaaagcagcagtggagaaagtCAGACGTGCTGTAACTAAAG AACTGGAGCCTCctagagaaaaggaaaagcctGTTGCAGTGAAGAAAG AGCCTGAGGTTTCAAAAGTCAAGGCTACAACCCCTGTAACAGTGAAAG ATAAACCTGTTGAGAAGAAATATAAAGAGGAGAAGACTAAAG TAGACAGAGTTCTGAAAGAGATCCAGGTGTCTGCAAAGAAAG AAAAACCAGTtgaaaagaaggaggagaaagtaaaag agcccGCTGTGTCCGACAGCTTCTTCATGGAAG aggagctgcccTACTTCCAGTGCTTCTTcgtggacgaggacgaggcccAGTTTCCCTTCTACGCCTTCTCGCCGCTGCAGCTGTGA